From the Salmo trutta chromosome 2, fSalTru1.1, whole genome shotgun sequence genome, one window contains:
- the LOC115150440 gene encoding uncharacterized protein LOC115150440 isoform X2, which translates to MYCRTDQQFICLLCVLQSQLAEKQQKFKQRIQKREKEIQEVRQAVKSLKNSVQAAVEDSERIFTELICSIDRKSSEVKEQIRA; encoded by the exons ATGTACTGCCGTactgatcagcagtttatctgtctgCTGTGTGTG CTGCAGAGCCAGCTGGCGGAGAAACAACAGAAATTCAAACAGAGAAtccagaagagagagaaagagatacaggaGGTGAGACAGGCTGTAAAGTCACTCAAG AACTCCGTACAAgcagcagtggaggacagtgagAGGATCTTTACTGAGCTGATTTGCTCCATTGACAGAAAgagctctgaggtgaaggagcaGATCAGAGCTTAG
- the LOC115150440 gene encoding tripartite motif-containing protein 16-like isoform X1 gives MSELRRREAELEQLSHTEDNLKFLQSFQSLCVSPGSEVLPCITVNQHISFENVKISVTGLKSQVENICSGEIAKISVKVTIVHIVTPAEPHYPSFGRTQSGLSVGGLASRRNDITCQETRPEPKTRQELLEYSCQLTLDPTTAHTNLCLSEGNRKVTWSNKVQSYPDHPDRFTTDYQVLCREGLSGSCYWEVEWSGWEVNIAVSYKGISRRGPDEWFGKSNQAWCLRCGISRSFFYHNSKQTVISVPCFIRVGVYLDHKAGTLSFYSVSDTMTLLHRVQTTFTQPLYPGFYVSHGFLNILSRLLPKVAPLPVRAALGGRHRRPTSCHRSPFPFSFGFVCLVLHLF, from the exons ATGTCTGAGCTCAGGAGGAGAGAagctgagctggagcagctctcacacacagaggacaaCCTCAAATTCCTCCAG AGTTtccagtctctctgtgtctctcctggATCTGAGGTCTTACCCTGCATCACTGTCAACCAACACATCTCATTTGAGAATGTTAAGATATCAGTCACTGGGCTGAAAAGTCAAGTTGAAAACATCTGCTCTGGGGAAATTGCCAAAATCTCTGTAAAAG TGACTATAGTCCACATTGTTACACCTGCTGAGCCCCATTATCCGTCATTTGGGAGGACTCAGTCTGGACTGTCAGTTGGAGGACTAGCATCACGTAGGAATGACATCACCTGTCAGGAGACAAGGCCTGAACCCAAGACCAGACAGGAGTTATTGGAAT attcctgtcagctcacaTTGGATCCCACCACAGCCCATACAAatctgtgtctgtctgaggggaacaGAAAAGTGACATGGAGTAATAAGGTCCAGTCCtatcctgaccatccagacagatttaCCACCGACTACCAGGTGTTatgtagagagggtctgtctggatcctgctactgggaggtagagtggagtgggtgGGAGGTTAATATAGCTGTCTCATATAAAGGTATCAGCAGGAGGGGACCTGATGAGTGGTTTGGAAAAAGTAATCAGGCCTGGTGTTTGAGGTGTGGTATCTCTAGATCCTTCTTCTATCACAATAGTAAACAGACTGTCATATCTGTCCCCTGCTtcatcagagtaggagtgtacctaGACCACAAGGCAGGAACTCTGTCtttctacagtgtctctgacacaatgaccctcctccacagagtccagaccacattcactcagccGCTCTATCCTGGGTTTTATGTCTCTCATGGATTTCTGAacatactgtcacgacttctaccgaaggtggctcctctccctgttcgggcggcgctcggtggtcgtcatcgccggcctactagctgccaccgatccccttttcccttttcgtttggttttgtctgtcttgtgttgCACCTGTTTTGA